The following proteins are co-located in the Streptomyces sp. NBC_00435 genome:
- a CDS encoding sensor histidine kinase: MARAPGLSARVKLTLSYAGFLMLAGVLLLSAVWVFLLRYVPDRAMLINPDDRPANGVFPVRSALLDVFAPRAVAVLAFLLVVGLAGGWILAGRMLAPLTRITDAARTAGNGSLSHRIRMEGRQDEFRELSDAFDSMLERLESHVAEQQRFAANASHELRTPLAISRTLLDVAREDPTRDRAELLERLRVVNTRAIDLTEALLLLSRGDSGNFRPESVDLSLIAEEVAETLLPLAEERRITLDVTGGEARTNGSAELLLRMVTNLVQNAVVHNLPAGGSVTVHTEAHGGASVLRVGNTGRRLPPELVPTLTEPFQRGTERVRADEHAGVGLGLAIVHSIVRAHHGTLDLVPGSAGGLLVTVRLPGAPQIGAA, from the coding sequence GTGGCTAGGGCGCCCGGACTGAGCGCTCGAGTCAAGCTCACCCTCAGCTACGCCGGGTTCCTCATGCTTGCCGGCGTCCTGCTGCTCTCGGCGGTGTGGGTGTTCCTCCTGCGTTACGTCCCCGATCGCGCGATGCTCATCAACCCCGATGACAGACCCGCGAACGGTGTCTTCCCCGTCCGGTCCGCCCTCCTGGACGTCTTCGCTCCGCGAGCGGTCGCCGTCCTCGCCTTCCTGCTGGTGGTCGGCCTCGCGGGCGGATGGATCCTCGCCGGCCGGATGCTCGCGCCGCTCACCCGGATCACGGATGCGGCACGGACGGCCGGGAACGGGTCGCTGTCACACCGGATCCGGATGGAGGGCCGCCAGGACGAGTTCCGTGAACTCTCCGACGCCTTCGACTCGATGCTCGAACGACTCGAGTCCCACGTCGCCGAGCAGCAGCGGTTCGCCGCGAACGCCTCCCACGAGCTGCGCACCCCGCTGGCGATCTCGCGGACGCTCCTCGACGTGGCCCGCGAGGATCCCACGCGGGACCGCGCCGAACTCCTCGAACGGCTACGGGTCGTCAATACGCGGGCGATCGACCTCACCGAGGCCCTCCTGCTGCTGAGCCGCGGCGACAGCGGGAACTTCCGCCCCGAGAGCGTCGACCTCTCCCTGATCGCCGAAGAGGTCGCCGAAACTCTGCTCCCCCTCGCCGAGGAGCGCCGCATCACGCTCGACGTCACCGGAGGGGAGGCCCGGACCAACGGGTCCGCGGAGCTCCTGCTGCGAATGGTGACGAACCTCGTCCAGAACGCCGTCGTCCACAACCTCCCGGCCGGCGGCAGTGTCACGGTCCACACCGAGGCGCACGGCGGCGCGAGCGTGCTGCGGGTCGGGAACACCGGCCGCAGGCTCCCGCCGGAACTCGTGCCGACCCTCACCGAGCCCTTCCAGCGCGGCACGGAACGCGTACGCGCCGACGAGCACGCCGGCGTCGGACTCGGCCTGGCCATCGTGCACAGCATCGTCCGCGCCCACCACGGCACCCTCGACCTCGTCCCCGGCTCCGCCGGAGGCCTCCTCGTCACGGTCCGGCTTCCCGGCGCGCCGCAGATCGGCGCGGCGTAG
- a CDS encoding response regulator transcription factor, with the protein MRVLIVEDEPYLAEAVRDGLRLEAIAADIAGDGDSALELLGVNSYDIAVLDRDIPGPSGDEVARRIVASGSGIPILMLTAADRIDDKASGFELGADDYLTKPFELRELVLRLRALDRRRAYARPPVREIAGLRLDPFRREVFRDGRYVALTRKQFAVLEVLVAAEGGIVSAEELLERAWDENADPLTNAVRITVSALRKRLGAPWIIATVPGVGYRIDTQPEAGAGGGDRG; encoded by the coding sequence ATGCGTGTACTGATCGTGGAGGACGAGCCCTACCTGGCCGAGGCCGTCCGGGACGGTCTGCGGCTGGAGGCGATCGCCGCCGACATCGCGGGCGACGGCGACAGCGCCCTGGAACTGCTCGGCGTCAACTCCTATGACATCGCGGTACTCGACCGCGACATCCCCGGCCCCTCGGGCGACGAGGTCGCCCGGCGCATCGTCGCCTCCGGCAGCGGCATCCCGATCCTGATGCTCACCGCGGCCGACCGGATCGACGACAAGGCCTCCGGGTTCGAGCTCGGCGCCGACGACTACCTCACCAAACCGTTCGAGCTGCGGGAGCTCGTCCTGCGGCTGAGGGCGCTCGACCGCAGACGCGCGTACGCCCGGCCCCCGGTCCGCGAGATCGCGGGGCTGCGGCTCGATCCCTTCCGCCGCGAGGTCTTCCGCGACGGCCGCTACGTGGCGCTCACCCGCAAACAGTTCGCCGTACTGGAGGTCCTCGTCGCGGCCGAGGGCGGGATCGTCAGCGCCGAGGAGCTGCTGGAGCGGGCCTGGGACGAGAACGCCGACCCCCTGACCAACGCCGTCCGCATCACCGTCTCCGCACTGCGCAAGCGGCTCGGCGCACCATGGATCATCGCCACGGTGCCCGGCGTCGGCTACCGCATCGACACGCAACCGGAAGCCGGAGCCGGGGGAGGGGACCGTGGCTAG
- a CDS encoding GNAT family N-acetyltransferase, whose translation MDDTHGITIRPGGPADAPAILDMLDAAVVWMNGRGNTEQWGTTPYSQNPGGPERVERYTTENAPYIAELDGTPVGAVVLDSGPSPQMPIAPAAEPERYVRLLISDRRHAGLGIGAALLAHATEETRRAGVSLLRVDCWAGGGGELVAYYERNGFAPATRFLSGAWPGQVLARRIV comes from the coding sequence ATGGACGACACCCATGGCATAACGATCAGGCCAGGCGGCCCGGCCGACGCACCGGCCATTCTGGACATGCTCGACGCCGCTGTGGTCTGGATGAACGGGCGTGGCAACACCGAGCAGTGGGGCACGACACCGTATTCGCAGAACCCCGGAGGGCCGGAGCGGGTGGAGCGGTACACGACCGAGAACGCCCCGTACATCGCGGAGCTGGACGGGACGCCTGTCGGAGCCGTGGTGCTGGACAGCGGACCCAGCCCGCAGATGCCGATCGCGCCGGCCGCGGAACCCGAGCGGTACGTCCGGTTGCTGATCTCCGACCGCCGGCACGCCGGTCTGGGCATCGGGGCGGCGCTGCTGGCCCATGCCACCGAGGAGACCCGACGGGCGGGCGTGTCCCTGCTGCGGGTCGACTGCTGGGCGGGCGGCGGAGGCGAGCTGGTCGCGTACTACGAGCGCAACGGCTTCGCCCCCGCCACCCGTTTCCTGTCCGGGGCCTGGCCGGGACAGGTGCTGGCCCGGCGGATCGTCTGA
- a CDS encoding DUF4232 domain-containing protein: MSGKGGRSRQGHRNWKACVFGASTIAALLVSTACSPGAAEGPGASNTSDRPSTPSTPTVTGPTSTPRPSVTPTTKPSPGSSSTGGNTAAACTKADLTISAESQEEKGAPVRHILLTATNTSGKACNVYRYPYVQLGGANSTVTDIKDSAEPGEPPTTLAPGKQAYAALLLNGPMDEAPAKTMTVALQGRGAGSSGGTPIDVALPGVDTLFYNDFARVTHWTTASGYALRFIMSS; the protein is encoded by the coding sequence ATGAGCGGTAAGGGCGGTAGGAGCCGGCAGGGCCACAGGAACTGGAAGGCCTGCGTCTTCGGGGCCTCGACGATCGCCGCGCTGCTCGTGTCCACCGCCTGCTCGCCGGGCGCGGCCGAGGGACCGGGCGCCTCCAACACCTCGGACCGGCCGAGCACGCCGAGCACTCCGACCGTGACCGGCCCCACGAGTACGCCGCGGCCCAGTGTGACACCCACGACGAAGCCGAGTCCCGGTTCGAGCAGCACCGGAGGCAACACCGCCGCCGCGTGCACCAAGGCCGACCTCACGATCTCCGCCGAGAGCCAGGAGGAGAAGGGCGCGCCCGTCCGGCACATCCTCCTCACCGCCACCAATACCAGCGGCAAGGCGTGCAATGTCTACCGCTACCCCTATGTTCAGCTCGGTGGTGCCAACTCGACGGTCACCGACATCAAGGACAGCGCCGAGCCCGGCGAGCCCCCCACCACGCTCGCTCCCGGCAAGCAGGCCTACGCGGCGCTGCTGCTCAACGGCCCGATGGACGAGGCCCCGGCGAAGACCATGACCGTCGCACTCCAGGGCCGCGGCGCGGGCAGCAGCGGGGGCACCCCGATCGACGTCGCGCTGCCAGGCGTCGACACCCTGTTCTACAACGACTTCGCCCGTGTCACCCACTGGACGACCGCGTCGGGCTACGCCCTGCGCTTCATCATGTCGTCGTGA